Proteins from a genomic interval of Medicago truncatula cultivar Jemalong A17 chromosome 3, MtrunA17r5.0-ANR, whole genome shotgun sequence:
- the LOC11434240 gene encoding pyridoxine/pyridoxamine 5'-phosphate oxidase 1, chloroplastic isoform X1, whose product MRSLMVQLYGRRRSMILTLPFISPYNITNSPSLIHNHNYFSTNHKPPFLQFFSGILLRPTIGSFSTTITSSSKTMSNFDSDSVTYLKQQEAVEIDETLMGPLGFSVDQLMELAGLSVATSIYEVYKPGEYSRVLTICGPGNNGGDGLVAARHLHHFGYKPLVCYPKRTPKPLYAGLVTQLEALSIPFLSVEDLPSDFSKDFDILVDAMFGFSFHGSPRPPFDDLIQRFISLRNNHNQIGQKRPVIVSVDIPSGWHVEEGDVNGTGIKSDMLISLTAPKFCAKKFRGPHHFLGGRFVPPAIAEKYKLILPPYPGTSMCVRIGKPPQIDISALRENYISPEFLEDQVEADPINQFRKWFDDALAASLKEPNAMALSTVGKDGKPSSRIVLLKGFDKDGFVWFTNYESQKGRALSENPHASILFYWDGLNRQVRVEGYVQKVSDEESEQYFHSRPRGSQIGAIVSKQSTVVPGRHVLHEQYKELEQKYADGSVIPKPKNWGGYRLTPNLFEFWQGQKSRLHDRLQYVPHDIDGKKQWKVERLAP is encoded by the exons ATGCGTTCGTTGATGGTACAATTatatggaagaagaagaagcatgaTATTGACATTGCCATTCATATCCCCATACAACATTACCAATTCACCTTCACTCATTCATAACCACAATTATTTCTCTACTAATCACAAACCTCCCTTTCTTCAATTCTTCTCC GGTATTCTTCTCAGGCCTACAATTGGATCATTTTCTACCACAATCACTTCTTCGTCTAAAACCATGTCTAATTTCGATTCCGACTCAGTCACTTACCTCAAACAACAAGAAGCTGTTGAGATTGATGAAACACTCATGGGTCCTCTTGGCTTCAGCGTCGACCAACTCATG GAATTGGCTGGTTTGAGCGTCGCTACTTCCATATATGAG gTTTACAAACCGGGCGAGTATAGTCGTGTTCTTACTATATGTGGTCCTGGTAACAATGGTGGTGATGGTCTGGTGGCTGCCCGTCACCTGCATCACTTTGGTTATAAGCCTTTGGTCTGTTACCCAAAGCGTACCCCCAAGCCTCTATATGCTGGGTTAGTTACTCAG CTTGAAGCATTGTCAATCCCTTTCTTGTCGGTGGAAGATCTACCATCAGATTTCTCCAAGGACTTTGACATTCTAGTAGATGCCATGTTTGGATTCTCATTTCATG GTTCTCCAAGGCCTCCCTTTGATGATTTGATCCAAAGATTTATTTCTTTACGtaataatcataatcaaattGGCCAAAAAAGACCGGTTATAGTCTCTGTGGATATTCCTTCTGGGTGGCATGTTGAAGAGGGAGATGTTAATGGCACAGGAATTAAATCTGATATGTTG ATCTCTTTGACCGCACCAAAATTCTGTGCAAAGAAGTTTCGCGGCCCTCACCACTTTTTAGGAGGTAGATTTGTCCCACCTGCTATTGCTGAAAAGTATAAGCTTATACTTCCACCATATCCTGGAACATCTATGTGTGTCCGAATTGGAAAGCCTCCTCAAATTGATATTTCAGCTCTACGAGAGAACTATATCTCTCCAGAATTTCTTGAAGACCAGGTGGAGGCAGACCCCATTAATCAG TTCCGTAAATGGTTTGATGATGCGCTGGCTGCGAGTTTGAAGGAACCAAATGCTATGGCCTTGTCAACTGTAGGAAAGGATGGAAAACC CTCATCACGGATCGTATTGCTAAAAGGCTTTGACAAGGATGGATTTGTGTG GTTCACAAACTATGAAAGTCAAAAGGGACGTGCGTTATCTGAAAATCCACATGCatcaattcttttttattggGATGGTTTAAACCGACAG gtaCGTGTGGAGGGGTATGTTCAGAAAGTTTCTGATGAGGAATCAGAACAGTATTTCCATAGCCGTCCTAGAGGTAGTCAGATTGGAGCAATAGTCAGCAAGCAG AGTACTGTAGTGCCTGGTAGGCATGTTCTTCACGAGCAGTACAAAGAGCTGGAACAAAAATATGCTGATGG AAGTGTGATCCCTAAACCTAAAAACTGGGGAGGATACAGGCTAACACCAAATCTTTTTGAATTTTGGCAAGGACAGAAATCTCGCTTGCATGACAG GTTGCAATACGTTCCCCATGATATAGATGGAAAAAAGCAATGGAAGGTTGAGCGGTTGGCTCCCTGa
- the LOC11434240 gene encoding pyridoxine/pyridoxamine 5'-phosphate oxidase 1, chloroplastic isoform X2, translating to MSNFDSDSVTYLKQQEAVEIDETLMGPLGFSVDQLMELAGLSVATSIYEVYKPGEYSRVLTICGPGNNGGDGLVAARHLHHFGYKPLVCYPKRTPKPLYAGLVTQLEALSIPFLSVEDLPSDFSKDFDILVDAMFGFSFHGSPRPPFDDLIQRFISLRNNHNQIGQKRPVIVSVDIPSGWHVEEGDVNGTGIKSDMLISLTAPKFCAKKFRGPHHFLGGRFVPPAIAEKYKLILPPYPGTSMCVRIGKPPQIDISALRENYISPEFLEDQVEADPINQFRKWFDDALAASLKEPNAMALSTVGKDGKPSSRIVLLKGFDKDGFVWFTNYESQKGRALSENPHASILFYWDGLNRQVRVEGYVQKVSDEESEQYFHSRPRGSQIGAIVSKQSTVVPGRHVLHEQYKELEQKYADGSVIPKPKNWGGYRLTPNLFEFWQGQKSRLHDRLQYVPHDIDGKKQWKVERLAP from the exons ATGTCTAATTTCGATTCCGACTCAGTCACTTACCTCAAACAACAAGAAGCTGTTGAGATTGATGAAACACTCATGGGTCCTCTTGGCTTCAGCGTCGACCAACTCATG GAATTGGCTGGTTTGAGCGTCGCTACTTCCATATATGAG gTTTACAAACCGGGCGAGTATAGTCGTGTTCTTACTATATGTGGTCCTGGTAACAATGGTGGTGATGGTCTGGTGGCTGCCCGTCACCTGCATCACTTTGGTTATAAGCCTTTGGTCTGTTACCCAAAGCGTACCCCCAAGCCTCTATATGCTGGGTTAGTTACTCAG CTTGAAGCATTGTCAATCCCTTTCTTGTCGGTGGAAGATCTACCATCAGATTTCTCCAAGGACTTTGACATTCTAGTAGATGCCATGTTTGGATTCTCATTTCATG GTTCTCCAAGGCCTCCCTTTGATGATTTGATCCAAAGATTTATTTCTTTACGtaataatcataatcaaattGGCCAAAAAAGACCGGTTATAGTCTCTGTGGATATTCCTTCTGGGTGGCATGTTGAAGAGGGAGATGTTAATGGCACAGGAATTAAATCTGATATGTTG ATCTCTTTGACCGCACCAAAATTCTGTGCAAAGAAGTTTCGCGGCCCTCACCACTTTTTAGGAGGTAGATTTGTCCCACCTGCTATTGCTGAAAAGTATAAGCTTATACTTCCACCATATCCTGGAACATCTATGTGTGTCCGAATTGGAAAGCCTCCTCAAATTGATATTTCAGCTCTACGAGAGAACTATATCTCTCCAGAATTTCTTGAAGACCAGGTGGAGGCAGACCCCATTAATCAG TTCCGTAAATGGTTTGATGATGCGCTGGCTGCGAGTTTGAAGGAACCAAATGCTATGGCCTTGTCAACTGTAGGAAAGGATGGAAAACC CTCATCACGGATCGTATTGCTAAAAGGCTTTGACAAGGATGGATTTGTGTG GTTCACAAACTATGAAAGTCAAAAGGGACGTGCGTTATCTGAAAATCCACATGCatcaattcttttttattggGATGGTTTAAACCGACAG gtaCGTGTGGAGGGGTATGTTCAGAAAGTTTCTGATGAGGAATCAGAACAGTATTTCCATAGCCGTCCTAGAGGTAGTCAGATTGGAGCAATAGTCAGCAAGCAG AGTACTGTAGTGCCTGGTAGGCATGTTCTTCACGAGCAGTACAAAGAGCTGGAACAAAAATATGCTGATGG AAGTGTGATCCCTAAACCTAAAAACTGGGGAGGATACAGGCTAACACCAAATCTTTTTGAATTTTGGCAAGGACAGAAATCTCGCTTGCATGACAG GTTGCAATACGTTCCCCATGATATAGATGGAAAAAAGCAATGGAAGGTTGAGCGGTTGGCTCCCTGa